In the genome of Drosophila pseudoobscura strain MV-25-SWS-2005 chromosome 3, UCI_Dpse_MV25, whole genome shotgun sequence, one region contains:
- the RpL23 gene encoding 60S ribosomal protein L23, whose protein sequence is MSKRGRGGTAGGKFRISLGLPVGAVMNCADNTGAKNLYVIAVHGIRGRLNRLPAAGVGDMFVATVKKGKPELRKKVMPAVVIRQRKPFRRRDGVFIYFEDNAGVIVNNKGEMKGSAITGPVAKECADLWPRIASNASSIA, encoded by the exons ATGTCGAAGAGAG GACGTGGTGGTACCGCGGGAGGTAAATTCCGCATCTCCCTAGGTTTGCCTGTTGGCGCCGTCATGAACTGCGCTGATAATACTG GTGCCAAGAACTTGTATGTTATTGCCGTGCACGGCATTCGTGGTCGTCTGAAtcgtctgcctgctgctggcgtcgGTGACATGTTTGTGGCCACCGTCAAGAAGGGCAAGCCAGAGCTGAGGAAGAAG GTAATGCCTGCCGTGGTGATTCGGCAGCGCAAGCCGTTCCGCAGGAGGGACGGGGTGTTTATATACTTTGAAGACAATGCCGGGGTCATAGTAAACAACAAGGGCGAAATGAAGGGGTCGGCCATCACCGGGCCTGTGGCCAAGGAATGCGCTGACCTGTGGCCCCGTATCGCATCGAATGCAAGCTCTATAGCCTAA